The Ciona intestinalis unplaced genomic scaffold, KH HT000103.2, whole genome shotgun sequence genome contains a region encoding:
- the LOC100179944 gene encoding integrin alpha-L isoform X1, with product MKTSHKMKKGNMFEFSVTCFVFLYSLHVYGFNLDEEVVQRDFSGFGVRQSSIYFGYTVSLLSTSNHAQELFVGSPFDKIQTINDKQLAYRERSTGNLYRCGDLNLDNGVTFVHRKNCSIVSTSQETSVAGNPLQALTMSMVGASWDEGQSNLVVCNNMWTRNCKDAYKTEGVCYVTNTTSELNVLNRPKWKQLSPCKRECYRKMIDFMFVVDGSRSVGNESFEVVKHWIQQVTSGFDISSSVQVGVVQYSTYQYRKVVQPFIKTEIRLGEYKDHILFDAAVDKIKYHDRSTFTAYAIRKTVNEDFKGNMSRYPDSRRVMVLLTDGQSTDKEDLSSAAAEAKQEGVETFAVGVGSKIILSELVLIAGSPDKVITVNDFNELLGIVNQLQGDIQLLDGTSNNETNNDLTQCQAGTSSTLSKNEVSSFPLLFKLSLRRLVNDGFKPENQIHIFHRDNLHCCFVARSVMGRRLLLWPAFGFVCEVLLVVSGFNIEASGKTDHRFTRAIEANTFGETHQSFKGTSYFGYQLFLQVINDGTEDTIQLAAGAPTEEVKTYKDTDKEDGTAIIEPIPSLRAALTSTSAMGALYYCENMQKNFKNISGTRYHNCSMRAGVQRDLSGFEISDRDALGISLTHEPFYSPDGYSLETKNTLVTCAHLRIHDCGAAYKAEGACYVSESTPGRGDSNMITKWHKRVPCRDSCFERDIDLMFVVDGSYSVGNESFDKVKVWIKEVTNGFEIKQQVQVGVVQYSYFYPNREDQPYMKTEISLGQFKNKTLFDQAVDAIYYQQYTTYTAHAINKTVKEDFNSGTSRYPSARRVMILLTDGNADDATQLPGATAYAEAQGVESFAVGVGQYKLKQLELIAGSKDRIITVDNFDDLSSVVSQLQRGIQIMEGSTAPGVTNELMQCQAGFSTSFDKSGRLILGAPGAYDWAGTITKYDSASDTTADIPTFTQVQGVLPNRTKESYLGYSVSTGLYDGSGKQFVASGAPRYMLEGGVVLYEPQVGSSNFTNSQTIQAYGSYKQLGSYFGATLLSADINGDGKDDLLVGAPLYIGDNYDEGRVFVYLSQASNSIQAWASPGFVPKVFSGMKDVGGRFGSAISSAGDLNNDGFKDVIIGAPLADNGAGVVYVYHGSSDFGTANSLQYKQRIAATALSGTNLQYFGQSLQGGVDLDGNRYPDVAVGAPRSDTVVIFRTRPVAKFNTTLTFNKLNVPIFECFRREFRDCLQLRACIGLSGKGLEKSIKTLFSVVLDSSVTKKRVEFRNQANQTANGYTSRDIVLNITTPAAPVCFNYPVYVKTSIEDYSEPIVATMTYSLSSSHLAVPLSSISDPFIPKVKTASTSFETDCGVDQTCSYDLSIAGTQYIIPRPTPDLSNGGTTLVISRGSDTQRIVAKLNLTNTGEPAFDPQVTLSFTSALGWGGTQNVQSSNPDYVQCIQSQDPTTVGSTKSVVLSYKYNAFLGSIMQRGQWCYFELKLSYNQLTNIGNIPRVLVNILADTKKFGLSNDTNPSDNSFQSTTPVIYVAAADVTSQVNLQNIPFNFTDTNVTITSVEEIADRDIPIDFEIKGKGHAVVPESTITLHYPNKIGDLMHLFYLYKVDCLTTGGNARCVCDTSIVNPYQLSLDPPNVNITTPNVTILPNPDNLSAGTYDCSGPSLPGYCQSLKCNISNLAQDDVVKFSAKFKLWSKTLRQQNKTQIDFVTTFLFSANKSAYLVDAQGNPLTDIIQTITTPANHWKAPEFVTTTDYLWVYILAAIGGLLLLLLIIGIMYKTGFFKSKYAEMKQEALEWNEANPNGNVEEHMAAD from the exons ATGAAAACTTCccacaaaatgaaaaaag GAAATATGTTTGAGTTTTCAGTGacgtgttttgtgtttttgtattcACTTCATGTATATGGGTTTAACTTAGATGAGGAAGTAGTTCAAAGAGATTTCTCAGGTTTCGGTGTGAGACAATCGTCCATTTATTTCGGCTACACCGTTTCTCTACTTAGCACAAGCAACCATGCACAGGA GTTGTTCGTCGGCTCTCCCTTtgataaaatacaaaccaTTAATGATAAACAACTTGCTTATCGTGAAAGGTCGACCGGGAATCTCTACAGATGCG GTGATTTAAATCTTGATAACGGAGTCACTTTTGTTCATCGAAAGAATTGTTCCATCGTATCCACCTCCCAAGAAACATCTGTTGCTGGGAATCCACTTCAAGCACTCACTATGTCGATGGTGGGGGCGAGTTGGGACGAAGGTCAAAGTAATCTCGTT GTTTGCAATAATATGTGGACAAGGAACTGTAAAGATGCCTACAAGACAGAAggggtttgttacgtcacaaatacaACTTCGGAGCTCAACGTCCTTAATCGACCAAAATGGAAACAATTATCGCCATGTAAACGAG AATGTTACAGGAAAATGATCGACTTTATGTTTGTGGTTGATGGCTCCCGCTCTGTCGGGAACGAAAGTTTTGAAGTCGTCAAACATTGGATACAACAAGTGACAAGTGGATTTGATATTTCAAGCTCGGTGCAAGTCGGAGTT GTTCAATATTCCACTTACCAATACCGGAAAGTTGTCCaaccttttataaaaacgGAAATCCGTTTGGGCGAATACAAAGACCACATATTGTTTGATGCAGCTgtggataaaataaaa TACCACGATCGGAGTACGTTCACTGCTTATGCTATAAGGAAAACTGTCAACGAAGATTTCAAAGGAAACATGAGCAGGTATCCTGATTCCCGACGAGTTATGGTTCTCCTTACAGACGGACAGAGTACTGACAAAGA AGACTTGTCGTCTGCTGCAGCAGAAGCCAAGCAAGAAGGAGTGGAAACTTTTGCTGTGGGGGTTGGGTCTAAGATTATCCTAAGTGAACTTGTCTTGATAGCTGGTTCACCAGATAAAGTTATTACTGTCAATGACTTTAATGAATTGCTAGGAATAGTGAACCAACTACAAGGAGATATACAATTACTAGACG GTACATCAAACAATGAAACCAACAACGATCTCACACAATGTCAAGCTGGTACATCATCAACATTAAGTAAA AATGAAGTTTCGTCATTTCCTCTTCTATTCAAACTTTCTCTCCGGCGTTTGGTAAACGATGGTTTCAAACCTGAAAATCAAATTCATATTTTCCACAGGGATAACTTGCATTGCTGTTTTGTAGCAAGGTCAGTAATGGGCAGAAGGTTGTTATTATGGCCAGCGTTTGGTTTCGTGTGTGAAGTAttgttagtagttagtggatTTAACATTGAAGCGAGTGGTAAAACTGACCATCGTTTTACGCGAGCAATTGAAGCCAATACATTTGGTGAGActcatcaaagttttaaaggAACTTCATATTTCGGTTACCAGTTGTTTCTGCAAGTAATTAACGACGGAACAGAAGACACGATACA GTTAGCTGCAGGTGCCCCAACAGAAGAGGTCAAAACTTACAAAGACACAGACAAGGAAGATGGAACTGCAATAATCGAACCAATACCGTCACTAAGAGCTGCTCTGACATCAACTTCGGCCATGGGCGCGCTATATTACTGTG AAAACATGCAGAAAAACTTTAAGAATATTTCTGGTACGCGTTATCACAACTGTAGTATGCGTGCGGGTGTTCAACGAGATCTAAGCGGGTTTGAAATCAGTGATAGGGATGCCTTGGGCATTTCGCTTACACATGAACCATTTTACTCACCGGATGGTTATTCCCTCGAAACCAAGAATACACTTGTT acTTGTGCCCACTTGCGTATCCACGACTGTGGTGCTGCATACAAAGCTGAAGGTGCTTGTTATGTTTCGGAATCAACTCCTGGTCGTGGCGATTCAAACATGATCACTAAGTGGCACAAGAGGGTCCCATGCAGAGACA GTTGTTTTGAACGAGACATAGATCTAATGTTTGTCGTCGATGGTTCTTACTCGGTCGGAAACGAAAGTTTTGACAAAGTAAAAGTCTGGATTAAAGAAGTGACAAACGGTTTTGAAATCAAACAGCAAGTGCAAGTTGGAGTG GTCCAATACTCTTATTTTTATCCGAATCGTGAGGATCAGCCGTACATGAAAACTGAAATAAGTTTGggtcaatttaaaaacaaaactctcTTCGACCAAGCCGTGGACGCAATTTAC TACCAGCAATACACAACGTACACAGCTCACGctataaacaaaacagttaAAGAAGATTTCAATTCGGGCACGAGCCGTTACCCCAGTGCTCGAAGAGTAATGATTCTGCTAACAGACGGAAACGCAGACGATGCCAC GCAGCTTCCTGGAGCTACAGCATATGCAGAAGCACAAGGTGTTGAATCGTTTGCTGTGGGTGTTGGAcaatataagttaaaacaacttgAGTTAATTGCTGGTTCAAAGGATCGAATCATTACAGTTGATAATTTTGATGACCTATCCAGTGTGGTGTCTCAGTTACAACGTGGGATTCAAATTATGGAAG GTTCGACGGCTCCAGGTGTTACTAACGAGTTAATGCAATGCCAAGCCGGTTTTTCCACAAGTTTTGATAAG TCAGGTCGTTTGATACTTGGTGCACCAGGTGCGTACGACTGGGCAGGAACCATCACCAAGTACGACTCTGCATCAGACACAACAGCGGATATTCCAACATTCACTCAAGTACAAGGTGTCTTACCAAACCGAACGAAGGAATCTTATTTAG GATATTCTGTGTCTACTGGTTTGTACGATGGCAGCGGCAAACAGTTTGTGGCAAGTGGTGCACCCCGATATATGTTGGAAGGAGGG GTTGTTTTGTATGAACCACAAGTCGGCAGCAGCAACTTTACCAACTCTCAAACTATTCAAGCATACGGTAGCTACAAACAACTTGGAAGTTATTTTGGCGCAACATTGCTCTCTGCTGACATCAATGGTGATGGAAAAGATGATTTACTTGTTGGGGCTCCTCTATATATCGGTGATAATTATGATGAAGGAAGAGTCTTTGTTTATCTCTCTCAAGCTTCAAACTCCATACAGGCTTGG gcAAGTCCAGGGTTCGTACCAAAAGTATTTTCCGGAATGAAAGACGTGGGTGGTCGATTCGGTTCAGCGATTTCATCGGCAGGAGATCTTAATAATGATGGTTTTAAAGATGTCATAATTGGTGCACCACTCGCGGACAATGGAGCAGGGGTTGTGTATGTTTACCACGGAAGTAGTGACTTCGGCACAGCTAACAGTCTCCAATACAAACAG AGAATTGCAGCCACTGCATTGTCTGGAACAAATCTTCAATACTTTGGTCAATCTCTTCAAGGTGGTGTAGATTTAGATGGAAACCGTTACCCTGATGTTGCAGTGGGGGCTCCAAGAAGTGACACTGTTGTCATATTTAG AACACGACCGGTTGCCAAGTTTAATACAACACTTACCTTCAACAAGTTGAATGTTCcgatatttgaatgttttcgGAGAGAATTTCGTGACTGCTTGCAACTTCGTGCATGTATTGGACTTTCTGGAAAAGGACTTGAAAAAAGCATAA AAACTCTCTTCTCTGTTGTATTGGACAGTTCAGTCACTAAAAAGAGAGTGGAATTCAGAAATCAGGCCAACCAAACTGCTAATGGTTACACAAGTCGAGATATTGTTTTGAACATTACTACTCCTGCTGCCCCTGTCTGTTTTAATTATCCTGTCTATGTTAaa ACAAGCATTGAAGATTATTCTGAACCTATAGTTGCTACAATGACTTATTCATTATCAAGCAGCCATCTGGCAGTTCCTCTTTCTTCAATAAGTGACCC gttTATCCCAAAAGTCAAAACTGCATCGACAAGTTTTGAAACCGATTGTGGAGTTGATCAAACCTGTTCATATGATTTGTCCATTGCTGGAACGCAATATATTATTCCTAG ACCAACCCCTGACTTAAGCAATGGAGGAACTACCTTGGTTATATCGCGTGGTTCAGACACACAACGGATAGTTGCCAAGCTTAACCTTACAAATACCGGTGAACCTGCCTTTGACCCTCAAGTTACTCTTAGTTTTACATCAGCACTTGGATGGGGAGGG ACTCAGAATGTACAAAGTTCCAATCCAGACTACGTTCAATGTATTCAAAGTCAAGACCCAACAACAGTTGGTTCAACCAAGTCAGTTGTGTTAAGTTACAAATATAATGCATTCCTTGGAAGTATTATGCAAAGAGGACAGTGG TGTTATTTTGAGTTGAAGCTTTCATACAATCAACTGACTAACATTGGAAATATTCCCCGGGTTTTAGTCAATATACTAGCTGATACAAA gaaatttGGTTTAAGCAATGATACAAATCCATCTGACAACAGTTTTCAATCAACCACACCAGTCATCTATGTTGCAGCAGCCGATGTTACCAG CCAAGTTAATCTTCAAAACATTCCATTCAACTTCACCGATACAAATGTAACTATTACATCAGTTGAAGAAATTGCTGATCGAGATATTCCCATTGATTTTGAG ATCAAAGGAAAGGGACATGCAGTTGTTCCTGAATCGACTATAACCCTCCACTACCCCAACAAAATAGGAGATCTCATGCATTTGTTTTATCTGTACAAAGTAGATTGTCTTACAACTGGG GGCAATGCTCGATGTGTGTGCGATACTTCAATAGTCAACCCATACCAACTCTCACTTGACCCACCCAATGTTAACATCACCACTCCTAATGTTACCATACTACCTAATCCAGATAATTTGAGTGCTGGCACTTAC GACTGCAGTGGTCCATCACTACCAGGTTATTGTCAAAGTTTGAAATGCAACATTTCCAACCTTGCTCAAGATGATGTCGTGAAATTTTCAGCgaaatttaaactttggtCAAAAACTTTAAGGCAACAG
- the LOC100179944 gene encoding integrin alpha-L isoform X2, with protein MKTSHKMKKDEEVVQRDFSGFGVRQSSIYFGYTVSLLSTSNHAQELFVGSPFDKIQTINDKQLAYRERSTGNLYRCGDLNLDNGVTFVHRKNCSIVSTSQETSVAGNPLQALTMSMVGASWDEGQSNLVVCNNMWTRNCKDAYKTEGVCYVTNTTSELNVLNRPKWKQLSPCKRECYRKMIDFMFVVDGSRSVGNESFEVVKHWIQQVTSGFDISSSVQVGVVQYSTYQYRKVVQPFIKTEIRLGEYKDHILFDAAVDKIKYHDRSTFTAYAIRKTVNEDFKGNMSRYPDSRRVMVLLTDGQSTDKEDLSSAAAEAKQEGVETFAVGVGSKIILSELVLIAGSPDKVITVNDFNELLGIVNQLQGDIQLLDGTSNNETNNDLTQCQAGTSSTLSKNEVSSFPLLFKLSLRRLVNDGFKPENQIHIFHRDNLHCCFVARSVMGRRLLLWPAFGFVCEVLLVVSGFNIEASGKTDHRFTRAIEANTFGETHQSFKGTSYFGYQLFLQVINDGTEDTIQLAAGAPTEEVKTYKDTDKEDGTAIIEPIPSLRAALTSTSAMGALYYCENMQKNFKNISGTRYHNCSMRAGVQRDLSGFEISDRDALGISLTHEPFYSPDGYSLETKNTLVTCAHLRIHDCGAAYKAEGACYVSESTPGRGDSNMITKWHKRVPCRDSCFERDIDLMFVVDGSYSVGNESFDKVKVWIKEVTNGFEIKQQVQVGVVQYSYFYPNREDQPYMKTEISLGQFKNKTLFDQAVDAIYYQQYTTYTAHAINKTVKEDFNSGTSRYPSARRVMILLTDGNADDATQLPGATAYAEAQGVESFAVGVGQYKLKQLELIAGSKDRIITVDNFDDLSSVVSQLQRGIQIMEGSTAPGVTNELMQCQAGFSTSFDKSGRLILGAPGAYDWAGTITKYDSASDTTADIPTFTQVQGVLPNRTKESYLGYSVSTGLYDGSGKQFVASGAPRYMLEGGVVLYEPQVGSSNFTNSQTIQAYGSYKQLGSYFGATLLSADINGDGKDDLLVGAPLYIGDNYDEGRVFVYLSQASNSIQAWASPGFVPKVFSGMKDVGGRFGSAISSAGDLNNDGFKDVIIGAPLADNGAGVVYVYHGSSDFGTANSLQYKQRIAATALSGTNLQYFGQSLQGGVDLDGNRYPDVAVGAPRSDTVVIFRTRPVAKFNTTLTFNKLNVPIFECFRREFRDCLQLRACIGLSGKGLEKSIKTLFSVVLDSSVTKKRVEFRNQANQTANGYTSRDIVLNITTPAAPVCFNYPVYVKTSIEDYSEPIVATMTYSLSSSHLAVPLSSISDPFIPKVKTASTSFETDCGVDQTCSYDLSIAGTQYIIPRPTPDLSNGGTTLVISRGSDTQRIVAKLNLTNTGEPAFDPQVTLSFTSALGWGGTQNVQSSNPDYVQCIQSQDPTTVGSTKSVVLSYKYNAFLGSIMQRGQWCYFELKLSYNQLTNIGNIPRVLVNILADTKKFGLSNDTNPSDNSFQSTTPVIYVAAADVTSQVNLQNIPFNFTDTNVTITSVEEIADRDIPIDFEIKGKGHAVVPESTITLHYPNKIGDLMHLFYLYKVDCLTTGGNARCVCDTSIVNPYQLSLDPPNVNITTPNVTILPNPDNLSAGTYDCSGPSLPGYCQSLKCNISNLAQDDVVKFSAKFKLWSKTLRQQNKTQIDFVTTFLFSANKSAYLVDAQGNPLTDIIQTITTPANHWKAPEFVTTTDYLWVYILAAIGGLLLLLLIIGIMYKTGFFKSKYAEMKQEALEWNEANPNGNVEEHMAAD; from the exons ATGAAAACTTCccacaaaatgaaaaaag ATGAGGAAGTAGTTCAAAGAGATTTCTCAGGTTTCGGTGTGAGACAATCGTCCATTTATTTCGGCTACACCGTTTCTCTACTTAGCACAAGCAACCATGCACAGGA GTTGTTCGTCGGCTCTCCCTTtgataaaatacaaaccaTTAATGATAAACAACTTGCTTATCGTGAAAGGTCGACCGGGAATCTCTACAGATGCG GTGATTTAAATCTTGATAACGGAGTCACTTTTGTTCATCGAAAGAATTGTTCCATCGTATCCACCTCCCAAGAAACATCTGTTGCTGGGAATCCACTTCAAGCACTCACTATGTCGATGGTGGGGGCGAGTTGGGACGAAGGTCAAAGTAATCTCGTT GTTTGCAATAATATGTGGACAAGGAACTGTAAAGATGCCTACAAGACAGAAggggtttgttacgtcacaaatacaACTTCGGAGCTCAACGTCCTTAATCGACCAAAATGGAAACAATTATCGCCATGTAAACGAG AATGTTACAGGAAAATGATCGACTTTATGTTTGTGGTTGATGGCTCCCGCTCTGTCGGGAACGAAAGTTTTGAAGTCGTCAAACATTGGATACAACAAGTGACAAGTGGATTTGATATTTCAAGCTCGGTGCAAGTCGGAGTT GTTCAATATTCCACTTACCAATACCGGAAAGTTGTCCaaccttttataaaaacgGAAATCCGTTTGGGCGAATACAAAGACCACATATTGTTTGATGCAGCTgtggataaaataaaa TACCACGATCGGAGTACGTTCACTGCTTATGCTATAAGGAAAACTGTCAACGAAGATTTCAAAGGAAACATGAGCAGGTATCCTGATTCCCGACGAGTTATGGTTCTCCTTACAGACGGACAGAGTACTGACAAAGA AGACTTGTCGTCTGCTGCAGCAGAAGCCAAGCAAGAAGGAGTGGAAACTTTTGCTGTGGGGGTTGGGTCTAAGATTATCCTAAGTGAACTTGTCTTGATAGCTGGTTCACCAGATAAAGTTATTACTGTCAATGACTTTAATGAATTGCTAGGAATAGTGAACCAACTACAAGGAGATATACAATTACTAGACG GTACATCAAACAATGAAACCAACAACGATCTCACACAATGTCAAGCTGGTACATCATCAACATTAAGTAAA AATGAAGTTTCGTCATTTCCTCTTCTATTCAAACTTTCTCTCCGGCGTTTGGTAAACGATGGTTTCAAACCTGAAAATCAAATTCATATTTTCCACAGGGATAACTTGCATTGCTGTTTTGTAGCAAGGTCAGTAATGGGCAGAAGGTTGTTATTATGGCCAGCGTTTGGTTTCGTGTGTGAAGTAttgttagtagttagtggatTTAACATTGAAGCGAGTGGTAAAACTGACCATCGTTTTACGCGAGCAATTGAAGCCAATACATTTGGTGAGActcatcaaagttttaaaggAACTTCATATTTCGGTTACCAGTTGTTTCTGCAAGTAATTAACGACGGAACAGAAGACACGATACA GTTAGCTGCAGGTGCCCCAACAGAAGAGGTCAAAACTTACAAAGACACAGACAAGGAAGATGGAACTGCAATAATCGAACCAATACCGTCACTAAGAGCTGCTCTGACATCAACTTCGGCCATGGGCGCGCTATATTACTGTG AAAACATGCAGAAAAACTTTAAGAATATTTCTGGTACGCGTTATCACAACTGTAGTATGCGTGCGGGTGTTCAACGAGATCTAAGCGGGTTTGAAATCAGTGATAGGGATGCCTTGGGCATTTCGCTTACACATGAACCATTTTACTCACCGGATGGTTATTCCCTCGAAACCAAGAATACACTTGTT acTTGTGCCCACTTGCGTATCCACGACTGTGGTGCTGCATACAAAGCTGAAGGTGCTTGTTATGTTTCGGAATCAACTCCTGGTCGTGGCGATTCAAACATGATCACTAAGTGGCACAAGAGGGTCCCATGCAGAGACA GTTGTTTTGAACGAGACATAGATCTAATGTTTGTCGTCGATGGTTCTTACTCGGTCGGAAACGAAAGTTTTGACAAAGTAAAAGTCTGGATTAAAGAAGTGACAAACGGTTTTGAAATCAAACAGCAAGTGCAAGTTGGAGTG GTCCAATACTCTTATTTTTATCCGAATCGTGAGGATCAGCCGTACATGAAAACTGAAATAAGTTTGggtcaatttaaaaacaaaactctcTTCGACCAAGCCGTGGACGCAATTTAC TACCAGCAATACACAACGTACACAGCTCACGctataaacaaaacagttaAAGAAGATTTCAATTCGGGCACGAGCCGTTACCCCAGTGCTCGAAGAGTAATGATTCTGCTAACAGACGGAAACGCAGACGATGCCAC GCAGCTTCCTGGAGCTACAGCATATGCAGAAGCACAAGGTGTTGAATCGTTTGCTGTGGGTGTTGGAcaatataagttaaaacaacttgAGTTAATTGCTGGTTCAAAGGATCGAATCATTACAGTTGATAATTTTGATGACCTATCCAGTGTGGTGTCTCAGTTACAACGTGGGATTCAAATTATGGAAG GTTCGACGGCTCCAGGTGTTACTAACGAGTTAATGCAATGCCAAGCCGGTTTTTCCACAAGTTTTGATAAG TCAGGTCGTTTGATACTTGGTGCACCAGGTGCGTACGACTGGGCAGGAACCATCACCAAGTACGACTCTGCATCAGACACAACAGCGGATATTCCAACATTCACTCAAGTACAAGGTGTCTTACCAAACCGAACGAAGGAATCTTATTTAG GATATTCTGTGTCTACTGGTTTGTACGATGGCAGCGGCAAACAGTTTGTGGCAAGTGGTGCACCCCGATATATGTTGGAAGGAGGG GTTGTTTTGTATGAACCACAAGTCGGCAGCAGCAACTTTACCAACTCTCAAACTATTCAAGCATACGGTAGCTACAAACAACTTGGAAGTTATTTTGGCGCAACATTGCTCTCTGCTGACATCAATGGTGATGGAAAAGATGATTTACTTGTTGGGGCTCCTCTATATATCGGTGATAATTATGATGAAGGAAGAGTCTTTGTTTATCTCTCTCAAGCTTCAAACTCCATACAGGCTTGG gcAAGTCCAGGGTTCGTACCAAAAGTATTTTCCGGAATGAAAGACGTGGGTGGTCGATTCGGTTCAGCGATTTCATCGGCAGGAGATCTTAATAATGATGGTTTTAAAGATGTCATAATTGGTGCACCACTCGCGGACAATGGAGCAGGGGTTGTGTATGTTTACCACGGAAGTAGTGACTTCGGCACAGCTAACAGTCTCCAATACAAACAG AGAATTGCAGCCACTGCATTGTCTGGAACAAATCTTCAATACTTTGGTCAATCTCTTCAAGGTGGTGTAGATTTAGATGGAAACCGTTACCCTGATGTTGCAGTGGGGGCTCCAAGAAGTGACACTGTTGTCATATTTAG AACACGACCGGTTGCCAAGTTTAATACAACACTTACCTTCAACAAGTTGAATGTTCcgatatttgaatgttttcgGAGAGAATTTCGTGACTGCTTGCAACTTCGTGCATGTATTGGACTTTCTGGAAAAGGACTTGAAAAAAGCATAA AAACTCTCTTCTCTGTTGTATTGGACAGTTCAGTCACTAAAAAGAGAGTGGAATTCAGAAATCAGGCCAACCAAACTGCTAATGGTTACACAAGTCGAGATATTGTTTTGAACATTACTACTCCTGCTGCCCCTGTCTGTTTTAATTATCCTGTCTATGTTAaa ACAAGCATTGAAGATTATTCTGAACCTATAGTTGCTACAATGACTTATTCATTATCAAGCAGCCATCTGGCAGTTCCTCTTTCTTCAATAAGTGACCC gttTATCCCAAAAGTCAAAACTGCATCGACAAGTTTTGAAACCGATTGTGGAGTTGATCAAACCTGTTCATATGATTTGTCCATTGCTGGAACGCAATATATTATTCCTAG ACCAACCCCTGACTTAAGCAATGGAGGAACTACCTTGGTTATATCGCGTGGTTCAGACACACAACGGATAGTTGCCAAGCTTAACCTTACAAATACCGGTGAACCTGCCTTTGACCCTCAAGTTACTCTTAGTTTTACATCAGCACTTGGATGGGGAGGG ACTCAGAATGTACAAAGTTCCAATCCAGACTACGTTCAATGTATTCAAAGTCAAGACCCAACAACAGTTGGTTCAACCAAGTCAGTTGTGTTAAGTTACAAATATAATGCATTCCTTGGAAGTATTATGCAAAGAGGACAGTGG TGTTATTTTGAGTTGAAGCTTTCATACAATCAACTGACTAACATTGGAAATATTCCCCGGGTTTTAGTCAATATACTAGCTGATACAAA gaaatttGGTTTAAGCAATGATACAAATCCATCTGACAACAGTTTTCAATCAACCACACCAGTCATCTATGTTGCAGCAGCCGATGTTACCAG CCAAGTTAATCTTCAAAACATTCCATTCAACTTCACCGATACAAATGTAACTATTACATCAGTTGAAGAAATTGCTGATCGAGATATTCCCATTGATTTTGAG ATCAAAGGAAAGGGACATGCAGTTGTTCCTGAATCGACTATAACCCTCCACTACCCCAACAAAATAGGAGATCTCATGCATTTGTTTTATCTGTACAAAGTAGATTGTCTTACAACTGGG GGCAATGCTCGATGTGTGTGCGATACTTCAATAGTCAACCCATACCAACTCTCACTTGACCCACCCAATGTTAACATCACCACTCCTAATGTTACCATACTACCTAATCCAGATAATTTGAGTGCTGGCACTTAC GACTGCAGTGGTCCATCACTACCAGGTTATTGTCAAAGTTTGAAATGCAACATTTCCAACCTTGCTCAAGATGATGTCGTGAAATTTTCAGCgaaatttaaactttggtCAAAAACTTTAAGGCAACAG